From Cervus canadensis isolate Bull #8, Minnesota chromosome 28, ASM1932006v1, whole genome shotgun sequence, one genomic window encodes:
- the FAM217A gene encoding protein FAM217A isoform X2 encodes MDFKMSSVGTGCDMTDNPIRPFGVNPPLTSASVDKLAGSCPALQVPLSLCCTYADGDFFKDRNEPHIHLCSTLENNSGELLTAPNWNLKYGNSSVEENLTDESDVSENEKANDTLLSYFKKMDLNLKPETIENVEEPFTEELNEVFPYPDFLPPPFSTLDLHKLALSKSDSWKMTVETPDSSLEPLMARLLDMERLQQLTIQRERPRLQTSFCAPVVTERPPSSKAVSKTRQPKPPDAVGLQMACVEKSYEKRRNSFGSYKPEHSAPKWNCNGAGKYKWSSKPALKASSTPKQVIAAHDDFKNPKISVLNPCQELTIKPTPVQTTQLLVKTASARCLPPKSPTPISPIPLSFPDSHREETQAPRTKKKLYRKDVVLNRPFCVQKPNCCLSPSLIAKDKCSPTDQK; translated from the exons AT GGATTTCAAAATGTCTTCAGTGGGAACTGGCTGTGATATGACCGATAATCCCATAAGGCCCTTCGGTGTGAACCCCCCGCTGACGAGTGCCTCAGTGGACAAGCTAGCTGGCTCCTGCCCCGCGCTGCAGGTTCCATTAAGTCTCTGCTGCACATACGCTGATGGAGACTTTTTCAAGGACAGGAATGAGCCTCATATTCATTTATGCTCAACTCTAGAAAACAACAGTGGAGAACTTTTAACTGCTCCAAACTGGAATCTGAAGTATGGAAATAGCAGTGTGGAGGAAAATTTAACAGATGAAAGCGATgtatcagaaaatgaaaaagcaaacgaTACTCTACtcagctattttaaaaagatggaccTGAACTTAAAGCCAGAAACAATAGAAAATGTTGAAGAACCTTTCACAGAGGAACTGAATGAAGTATTTCCATATCCtgattttcttcctcctcctttcagTACTTTGGACTTGCACAAATTAGCCCTCTCAAAATCTGATAGTTGGAAAATGACGGTGGAGACGCCGGACAGCTCTCTGGAGCCGCTGATGGCTCGTTTGCTGGACATGGAAAGACTTCAGCAGCTGACCATTCAGAGAGAAAGGCCCAGACTGCAAACCTCCTTCTGTGCCCCGGTCGTCACCGAACGACCCCCTTCCTCCAAAGCTGTCTCCAAAACGAGACAGCCCAAGCCGCCTGACGCTGTGGGTCTTCAAATGGCTTGTGTAGAGAAAAGttatgagaaaagaagaaacagtttTGGTTCTTACAAGCCTGAACACAGTGCTCCCAAGTGGAACTGCAACGGCGCTGGCAAATACAAGTGGAGTTCTAAACCAGCTCTGAAAGCCTCATCCACCCCAAAACAGGTCATTGCAGCTCATGATGACTTTAAGAACCCCAAAATCTCCGTTTTAAACCCGTGCCAAGAACTCACAATCAAGCCCACTCCTGTCCAGACGACTCAGCTGCTGGTTAAAACGGCCTCAGCCAGATGTCTGCCTCCAAAGTCTCCTACACCAATTTCACCCATACCTCTGTCTTTTCCTGATAGTCACAGGGAAGAGACTCAGGCACCAAGGACCAAAAAGAAACTTTACCGAAAAGATGTGGTGCTGAACAGACCATTCTGTGTTCAGAAGCCGAACTGTTGTTTATCACCTTCATTAATAGCTAAGGATAAGTGCTCACCCACTGACCAAAAATAA